In a genomic window of Rhododendron vialii isolate Sample 1 chromosome 12a, ASM3025357v1:
- the LOC131310230 gene encoding ABC transporter C family member 8-like isoform X1, with translation MASFERALGGLSWICQGEFDFISSTCIQGTVIDLLNILFLFAFYLCLFIGYIRNYSRFSERDWVTTAMSICSPLISIAYFGSSLWDLIAQNGGFSNWSWVVNLFRGLIWISLTVSLLVQGSKLVKILASVWWVLFFLFISVINTEVLIRTHYIPILDMVAWPVNLLLLFCALRNFSFFLCQPSSEKSLSEPLLVEEPQKYHSKIDQASFLSKLTFSWVDHLLKLGYSKILDLEDIPCLVPEDESVLAYEKFAHAWDLREREKSSNDARYLVFWALVKVHMKEMVYEGIYAFLRALCVVVAPLLLYAFVNYANRDTKSIREGLFLVGYLVVVKVVESLSQRHFFFNARRTGMKMRSALMVAVYQKQLNLSSLGRQRHSTGEVINYIAVDAYRMGEFPVWFHSGWTFSLQLFLAVIVLFGVVGLGALPGLVPLLICGLLNVPFAKLLQKCQFQFMIAQDQRLRSMSEILNSMKIIKLQSWEDKFKKLINSYRENEFKWLAETQYGMSYGTALYWMCPTIVSSVVLFGCAISGSAPLDAATIFTVLATLRSMSEPVRMIPETLSALIQVKVSFDRIDAFLLADEFKKEKLTTVPSLYSDMCIKIQSGKFHWDPESAITTLRDIDLEVRRGQKIAVCGPVGAGKSSILCAILGEIPRSSGNVTVVGSIAYVSQASWIQSGTIRDNILSGKPMEETKYEKAVKACALDEDINNFDHGDLTEIGQRGLNMSGGQKQRIQLARAVYSDADIYLLDDPFSAVDAHTAATLFNDCVMAALQKKTVILVTHQVEFLSQVHKILVIQGGEVTQSGSYEELLTAGTAFEQLVNAHKNAATAMDPEINENTKNSSKGNIDRVEETKGHYLTKENSEGDISVKGLSGVQLTEEEEKEIGNVGWKPIFDYIVIAKGLPVLSLSILAHIGFLTLQAASSYWLAFAIQIPNISSAIFIGVYTIISTISAVFVYLRAYLTARLGLKASKSFFSSFIDSIFTAPMLFFDSTPVGRILTRASSDLSTLDFDIPIAIAFVYASALEVLIIVIVMASVTWQVLIVAAFATVASSYVQRYYIASARELMRINGTTKAPVMSYAAETSLGVVTIRAFNMAERFFQNYLKLIDTDAKLFLYSNVSLEWLNLRVEGLQNLTLFTAAFLLIFLPKGGMAPGLVGLSLSYALVLTFAQVFFTQWYSSLCNYIISVERIKQFLNIPPEPPAIVEDKRPPFSWPSEGKIELQDLKIRYRQNAPLVLKGITCTFREGARVGVVGRTGSGKTTLISALFRLVEPESGKILIDGLDICSIGLKDLRMKLSIIPQEPTLFRGSVRTNLDPSGLYSDDEIWKALEKCQLKATISSLPNLLDSSVSDEGENWSAGQRQLFCLGRVLLKRNRILVLDEATASIDSATDAILQTIIREEFSGCTVITVAHRVPTVTDSDMVMVLSFGELVEYDEPSKLMETDSSFSKLVAEYWSSCRKN, from the exons ATGGCTTCCTTTGAGAGAGCACTTG GAGGACTGTCTTGGATTTGTCAAGGTGAATTTGATTTCATCAGTTCTACTTGCATTCAGGGGACTGTCATTGATTTACTCAACATTCTATTCCTCTTTGCATTCTATTTATGTTTGTTCATAGGTTATATAAGAAACTATAGTAGGTTCAGTGAAAGGGACTGGGTCACTACTGCTATGTCAATCTGCTCTCCTCTTATTAGCATTGCATATTTCGGCTCCAGTTTATGGGATCTGATAGCCCAAAATGGAGGATTTAGTAATTGGAGCTGGGTGGTGAACTTATTTAGGGGACTAATTTGGATCTCTTTGACAGTTTCCTTGCTAGTACAAGGATCCAAATTGGTCAAAATTCTGGCTTCAGTTTGGTGGGTGTTGTTCTTTCTGTTTATTTCGGTTATAAATACCGAGGTTTTGATAAGAACACACTACATTCCAATCTTGGACATGGTAGCATGGCCTGTGAACTTGCTGCTTCTCTTTTGTGCTTTGAGGAATTTCAGTTTCTTTCTTTGTCAACCTTCCTCAGAAAAGAGCTTATCAGAACCTCTACTAGTTGAGGAGCCTCAGAAATACCATAGTAAAATCGACCAAGCTAGTTTTCTTAGTAAATTAACATTTTCCTGGGTTGATCATTTACTTAAATTGGGTTACTCTAAGATTTTAGATCTTGAAGACATCCCTTGCCTGGTCCCCGAGGATGAATCAGTTTTGGCCTACGAGAAATTTGCTCATGCTTGGGATTTACGTGAAAGAGAGAAGAGCTCAAACGATGCTCGATATTTGGTTTTTTGGGCATTAGTTAAAGTGCATATGAAAGAAATGGTCTATGAAGGAATTTATGCATTTCTTAGGGCATTGTGTGTGGTTGTTGCTCCCTTGTTACTCTATGCCTTCGTTAATTATGCGAATCGGGACACAAAAAGTATACGTGAAGGTCTCTTCTTAGTGGGGTACTTAGTTGTTGTCAAAGTGGTTGAGTCTCTGTCTCAGCGACATTTCTTTTTCAATGCAAGGAGGACTGGGATGAAGATGAGATCAGCTTTAATGGTGGCAGTTTATCAAAAGCAACTAAATCTTTCTAGTTTAGGAAGGCAAAGGCATTCGACCGGAGAGGTTATAAACTACATCGCTGTTGATGCTTATCGAATGGGAGAATTTCCTGTGTGGTTTCACTCGGGATGGACCTTTTCTCTCCAACTATTTCTAGCTGTGATTGTCCTGTTTGGGGTTGTGGGTCTTGGCGCTCTTCCTGGTTTAGTCCCTCTTCTTATCTGTGGGCTTCTTAATGTTCCATTTGCGAAGCTTCTTCAGAAGTGTCAGTTCCAATTTATGATAGCACAAGACCAGCGACTTAGGTCCATGTCTGAGATCCTTAACAGTATGAAAATAATCAAGTTACAGTCATGGGAAGATAAGTTCAAGAAATTGATTAATTCCTACCGGGAAAATGAATTCAAGTGGTTGGCGGAAACTCAGTATGGCATGTCTTACGGCACTGCCTTGTACTGGATGTGTCCTACTATTGTTTCTTCCGTTGTCTTATTTGGTTGTGCCATTTCTGGGAGTGCCCCCTTAGATGCTGCTACTATTTTCACTGTCTTGGCAACGTTGCGCAGCATGTCAGAACCTGTCAGAATGATACCAGAGACTCTTTCTGCATTGATTCAGGTCAAGGTCTCTTTTGACCGTATTGATGCCTTTCTGCTTGCCGATGAATTCAAAAAGGAGAAATTGACGACAGTTCCCTCGCTGTACTCTGATATGTGTATTAAGATACAGTCTGGCAAATTCCATTGGGACCCCGAATCTGCAATTACAACACTTCGAGATATTGATTTGGAAGTAAGACGGGGGCAGAAAATTGCAGTTTGTGGGCCAGTTGGGGCTGGGAAATCATCGATTTTATGTGCTATACTCGGTGAAATACCCAGGAGTTCAGGGAAT GTTACTGTAGTCGGATCCATTGCTTATGTTTCTCAAGCTTCATGGATTCAGAGTGGGACAATACGTGATAACATACTCTCTGGAAAGCCAATGGAGGAAACGAAATACGAGAAGGCTGTCAAAGCATGTGCCCTGGACGAGGACATCAACAATTTTGACCATGGAGATCTCACCGAGATTGGTCAGAGAGGGCTGAACATGAGTGGAGGACAAAAACAAAGAATCCAACTTGCACGAGCTGTGTACAGTGATGCTGATATATATCTCCTTGACGACCCTTTTAGTGCAGTTGATGCACATACAGCAGCAACTCTTTTCAAT GACTGTGTTATGGCAGCCTTGCAGAAGAAGACCGTGATTCTAGTAACTCATCAAGTGGAGTTTCTCTCTCAAGTTCACAAAATTCTG gTCATACAAGGTGGAGAAGTTACTCAGTCAGGAAGCTATGAGGAACTCTTGACGGCAGGGACAGCATTTGAACAGCTTGTGAATGCTCACAAAAATGCAGCTACGGCTATGGATCCTGAAATTAATGAAAATACCAAAAACTCCTCGAAGGGAAACATTGATAGGGTGGAAGAGACAAAAGGACATTACCTTACTAAAGAAAATAGTGAGGGGGATATTTCTGTCAAAGGTCTGTCTGGTGTACAGCtaacagaagaagaagagaaggaaataGGCAATGTTGGGTGGAAACCAATTTTTGATTATATCGTGATCGCAAAGGGTTTACCTGTTCTCTCTTTGAGCATACTAGCCCATATTGGTTTTCTTACTCTTCAGGCTGCCTCAAGTTATTGGTTAGCATTTGCCATTCAAATACCTAATATTAGCAGTGCCATCTTCATTGgagtttacaccataatttcaACAATAAGTGCTGTCTTTGTGTATCTGAGGGCTTATTTAACTGCTCGTCTGGGATTAAAAGCTTCTAAATCCTTCTTCTCATCCTTCATTGACTCCATTTTCACTGCCCCCATGCTCTTCTTTGATTCTACCCCAGTCGGGCGGATTTTGACCAGA GCTTCATCTGATTTGAGCACATTGgattttgacatacctatcgcCATTGCCTTTGTTTATGCTTCTGCGCTAGAGGTTTTAATTATTGTTATCGTTATGGCCTCTGTAACATGGCAAGTTCTCATTGTGGCAGCCTTTGCTACAGTGGCTTCTAGTTATGTTCAG AGATATTATATAGCTTCTGCAAGGGAACTGATGCGAATCAATGGAACAACAAAAGCTCCTGTCATGAGTTATGCAGCAGAGACATCACTTGGAGTGGTAACTATAAGAGCATTTAACATGGCAGAGAGGTTCTTCCAGAACTACCTAAAGCTCATTGACACGGATGCAAAACTTTTCCTTTACTCCAATGTGTCCTTGGAGTGGTTAAATTTAAGAGTGGAAGGGCTACAAAATCTGACTTTATTCACCGCTGCGTTCCTCCTGATTTTTCTTCCAAAGGGGGGTATGGCTCCAG GTCTTGTTGGACTTTCCCTTTCTTATGCTCTGGTTCTGACCTTTGCACAAGTGTTTTTTACTCAATGGTACAGCAGCCTTTGTAATTATATCATTTCAGTGGAAAGGATCAAACAGTTCTTGAACATACCTCCCGAGCCTCCGGCAATTGTGGAGGACAAAAGGCCACCATTTTCATGGCCTTCCGAAGGGAAGATAGAGTTACAGGATCTCAAG ATAAGATACAGGCAAAATGCTCCGTTAGTTCTGAAGGGAATCACTTGCACTTTCAGAGAAGGGGCTAGAGTAGGAGTTGTTGGAAGGACCGGAAGTGGCAAAACAACCCTCATAAGTGCTTTATTTCGCTTGGTAGAGCCGGAAAGTGGGAAAATTCTTATTGATGGGCTTGACATTTGCTCCATAGGTCTCAAGGATCTGAGAATGAAACTTAGCATCATTCCTCAGGAGCCAACACTTTTCAGGGGAAGTGTTCGAACAAACTTGGATCCTTCAGGCCTTTATTCTGATGATGAGATATGGAAG gcTCTAGAGAAGTGCCAACTCAAGGCTACCATCAGCAGTCTTCCCAACTTACTAGATTCTTCAG TGAGTGATGAAGGTGAGAACTGGAGTGCAGGGCAACGACAGCTCTTTTGTCTTGGGAGAGTCCTTCTGAAAAGAAATAGAATTCTAGTTCTAGATGAAGCTACCGCCTCCATTGACTCGGCGACTGATGCAATTCTACAGACCATTATTAGGGAGGAATTTTCAGGTTGCACCGTGATAACTGTGGCTCACAGAGTTCCAACCGTCACCGACAGCGACATGGTCATGGTTCTTTCTTTCG GGGAACTTGTGGAATATGATGAGCCTTCAAAGCTTATGGAAACTGATTCGTCGTTCTCTAAGCTTGTCGCCGAATATTGGTCCAGCTGCAGGAAGAACTAA
- the LOC131310230 gene encoding ABC transporter C family member 8-like isoform X2, whose product MASFERALGGLSWICQGEFDFISSTCIQGTVIDLLNILFLFAFYLCLFIGYIRNYSRFSERDWVTTAMSICSPLISIAYFGSSLWDLIAQNGGFSNWSWVVNLFRGLIWISLTVSLLVQGSKLVKILASVWWVLFFLFISVINTEVLIRTHYIPILDMVAWPVNLLLLFCALRNFSFFLCQPSSEKSLSEPLLVEEPQKYHSKIDQASFLSKLTFSWVDHLLKLGYSKILDLEDIPCLVPEDESVLAYEKFAHAWDLREREKSSNDARYLVFWALVKVHMKEMVYEGIYAFLRALCVVVAPLLLYAFVNYANRDTKSIREGLFLVGYLVVVKVVESLSQRHFFFNARRTGMKMRSALMVAVYQKQLNLSSLGRQRHSTGEVINYIAVDAYRMGEFPVWFHSGWTFSLQLFLAVIVLFGVVGLGALPGLVPLLICGLLNVPFAKLLQKCQFQFMIAQDQRLRSMSEILNSMKIIKLQSWEDKFKKLINSYRENEFKWLAETQYGMSYGTALYWMCPTIVSSVVLFGCAISGSAPLDAATIFTVLATLRSMSEPVRMIPETLSALIQVKVSFDRIDAFLLADEFKKEKLTTVPSLYSDMCIKIQSGKFHWDPESAITTLRDIDLEVRRGQKIAVCGPVGAGKSSILCAILGEIPRSSGNVTVVGSIAYVSQASWIQSGTIRDNILSGKPMEETKYEKAVKACALDEDINNFDHGDLTEIGQRGLNMSGGQKQRIQLARAVYSDADIYLLDDPFSAVDAHTAATLFNDCVMAALQKKTVILVTHQVEFLSQVHKILVIQGGEVTQSGSYEELLTAGTAFEQLVNAHKNAATAMDPEINENTKNSSKGNIDRVEETKGHYLTKENSEGDISVKGLSGVQLTEEEEKEIGNVGWKPIFDYIVIAKGLPVLSLSILAHIGFLTLQAASSYWLAFAIQIPNISSAIFIGVYTIISTISAVFVYLRAYLTARLGLKASKSFFSSFIDSIFTAPMLFFDSTPVGRILTRASSDLSTLDFDIPIAIAFVYASALEVLIIVIVMASVTWQVLIVAAFATVASSYVQRYYIASARELMRINGTTKAPVMSYAAETSLGVVTIRAFNMAERFFQNYLKLIDTDAKLFLYSNVSLEWLNLRVEGLQNLTLFTAAFLLIFLPKGGMAPGLVGLSLSYALVLTFAQVFFTQWYSSLCNYIISVERIKQFLNIPPEPPAIVEDKRPPFSWPSEGKIELQDLKIRYRQNAPLVLKGITCTFREGARVGVVGRTGSGKTTLISALFRLVEPESGKILIDGLDICSIGLKDLRMKLSIIPQEPTLFRGSVRTNLDPSGLYSDDEIWKALEKCQLKATISSLPNLLDSSGNDEGENWSAGQRQLFCLGRVLLKRNRILVLDEATASIDSATDAILQTIIREEFSGCTVITVAHRVPTVTDSDMVMVLSFGELVEYDEPSKLMETDSSFSKLVAEYWSSCRKN is encoded by the exons ATGGCTTCCTTTGAGAGAGCACTTG GAGGACTGTCTTGGATTTGTCAAGGTGAATTTGATTTCATCAGTTCTACTTGCATTCAGGGGACTGTCATTGATTTACTCAACATTCTATTCCTCTTTGCATTCTATTTATGTTTGTTCATAGGTTATATAAGAAACTATAGTAGGTTCAGTGAAAGGGACTGGGTCACTACTGCTATGTCAATCTGCTCTCCTCTTATTAGCATTGCATATTTCGGCTCCAGTTTATGGGATCTGATAGCCCAAAATGGAGGATTTAGTAATTGGAGCTGGGTGGTGAACTTATTTAGGGGACTAATTTGGATCTCTTTGACAGTTTCCTTGCTAGTACAAGGATCCAAATTGGTCAAAATTCTGGCTTCAGTTTGGTGGGTGTTGTTCTTTCTGTTTATTTCGGTTATAAATACCGAGGTTTTGATAAGAACACACTACATTCCAATCTTGGACATGGTAGCATGGCCTGTGAACTTGCTGCTTCTCTTTTGTGCTTTGAGGAATTTCAGTTTCTTTCTTTGTCAACCTTCCTCAGAAAAGAGCTTATCAGAACCTCTACTAGTTGAGGAGCCTCAGAAATACCATAGTAAAATCGACCAAGCTAGTTTTCTTAGTAAATTAACATTTTCCTGGGTTGATCATTTACTTAAATTGGGTTACTCTAAGATTTTAGATCTTGAAGACATCCCTTGCCTGGTCCCCGAGGATGAATCAGTTTTGGCCTACGAGAAATTTGCTCATGCTTGGGATTTACGTGAAAGAGAGAAGAGCTCAAACGATGCTCGATATTTGGTTTTTTGGGCATTAGTTAAAGTGCATATGAAAGAAATGGTCTATGAAGGAATTTATGCATTTCTTAGGGCATTGTGTGTGGTTGTTGCTCCCTTGTTACTCTATGCCTTCGTTAATTATGCGAATCGGGACACAAAAAGTATACGTGAAGGTCTCTTCTTAGTGGGGTACTTAGTTGTTGTCAAAGTGGTTGAGTCTCTGTCTCAGCGACATTTCTTTTTCAATGCAAGGAGGACTGGGATGAAGATGAGATCAGCTTTAATGGTGGCAGTTTATCAAAAGCAACTAAATCTTTCTAGTTTAGGAAGGCAAAGGCATTCGACCGGAGAGGTTATAAACTACATCGCTGTTGATGCTTATCGAATGGGAGAATTTCCTGTGTGGTTTCACTCGGGATGGACCTTTTCTCTCCAACTATTTCTAGCTGTGATTGTCCTGTTTGGGGTTGTGGGTCTTGGCGCTCTTCCTGGTTTAGTCCCTCTTCTTATCTGTGGGCTTCTTAATGTTCCATTTGCGAAGCTTCTTCAGAAGTGTCAGTTCCAATTTATGATAGCACAAGACCAGCGACTTAGGTCCATGTCTGAGATCCTTAACAGTATGAAAATAATCAAGTTACAGTCATGGGAAGATAAGTTCAAGAAATTGATTAATTCCTACCGGGAAAATGAATTCAAGTGGTTGGCGGAAACTCAGTATGGCATGTCTTACGGCACTGCCTTGTACTGGATGTGTCCTACTATTGTTTCTTCCGTTGTCTTATTTGGTTGTGCCATTTCTGGGAGTGCCCCCTTAGATGCTGCTACTATTTTCACTGTCTTGGCAACGTTGCGCAGCATGTCAGAACCTGTCAGAATGATACCAGAGACTCTTTCTGCATTGATTCAGGTCAAGGTCTCTTTTGACCGTATTGATGCCTTTCTGCTTGCCGATGAATTCAAAAAGGAGAAATTGACGACAGTTCCCTCGCTGTACTCTGATATGTGTATTAAGATACAGTCTGGCAAATTCCATTGGGACCCCGAATCTGCAATTACAACACTTCGAGATATTGATTTGGAAGTAAGACGGGGGCAGAAAATTGCAGTTTGTGGGCCAGTTGGGGCTGGGAAATCATCGATTTTATGTGCTATACTCGGTGAAATACCCAGGAGTTCAGGGAAT GTTACTGTAGTCGGATCCATTGCTTATGTTTCTCAAGCTTCATGGATTCAGAGTGGGACAATACGTGATAACATACTCTCTGGAAAGCCAATGGAGGAAACGAAATACGAGAAGGCTGTCAAAGCATGTGCCCTGGACGAGGACATCAACAATTTTGACCATGGAGATCTCACCGAGATTGGTCAGAGAGGGCTGAACATGAGTGGAGGACAAAAACAAAGAATCCAACTTGCACGAGCTGTGTACAGTGATGCTGATATATATCTCCTTGACGACCCTTTTAGTGCAGTTGATGCACATACAGCAGCAACTCTTTTCAAT GACTGTGTTATGGCAGCCTTGCAGAAGAAGACCGTGATTCTAGTAACTCATCAAGTGGAGTTTCTCTCTCAAGTTCACAAAATTCTG gTCATACAAGGTGGAGAAGTTACTCAGTCAGGAAGCTATGAGGAACTCTTGACGGCAGGGACAGCATTTGAACAGCTTGTGAATGCTCACAAAAATGCAGCTACGGCTATGGATCCTGAAATTAATGAAAATACCAAAAACTCCTCGAAGGGAAACATTGATAGGGTGGAAGAGACAAAAGGACATTACCTTACTAAAGAAAATAGTGAGGGGGATATTTCTGTCAAAGGTCTGTCTGGTGTACAGCtaacagaagaagaagagaaggaaataGGCAATGTTGGGTGGAAACCAATTTTTGATTATATCGTGATCGCAAAGGGTTTACCTGTTCTCTCTTTGAGCATACTAGCCCATATTGGTTTTCTTACTCTTCAGGCTGCCTCAAGTTATTGGTTAGCATTTGCCATTCAAATACCTAATATTAGCAGTGCCATCTTCATTGgagtttacaccataatttcaACAATAAGTGCTGTCTTTGTGTATCTGAGGGCTTATTTAACTGCTCGTCTGGGATTAAAAGCTTCTAAATCCTTCTTCTCATCCTTCATTGACTCCATTTTCACTGCCCCCATGCTCTTCTTTGATTCTACCCCAGTCGGGCGGATTTTGACCAGA GCTTCATCTGATTTGAGCACATTGgattttgacatacctatcgcCATTGCCTTTGTTTATGCTTCTGCGCTAGAGGTTTTAATTATTGTTATCGTTATGGCCTCTGTAACATGGCAAGTTCTCATTGTGGCAGCCTTTGCTACAGTGGCTTCTAGTTATGTTCAG AGATATTATATAGCTTCTGCAAGGGAACTGATGCGAATCAATGGAACAACAAAAGCTCCTGTCATGAGTTATGCAGCAGAGACATCACTTGGAGTGGTAACTATAAGAGCATTTAACATGGCAGAGAGGTTCTTCCAGAACTACCTAAAGCTCATTGACACGGATGCAAAACTTTTCCTTTACTCCAATGTGTCCTTGGAGTGGTTAAATTTAAGAGTGGAAGGGCTACAAAATCTGACTTTATTCACCGCTGCGTTCCTCCTGATTTTTCTTCCAAAGGGGGGTATGGCTCCAG GTCTTGTTGGACTTTCCCTTTCTTATGCTCTGGTTCTGACCTTTGCACAAGTGTTTTTTACTCAATGGTACAGCAGCCTTTGTAATTATATCATTTCAGTGGAAAGGATCAAACAGTTCTTGAACATACCTCCCGAGCCTCCGGCAATTGTGGAGGACAAAAGGCCACCATTTTCATGGCCTTCCGAAGGGAAGATAGAGTTACAGGATCTCAAG ATAAGATACAGGCAAAATGCTCCGTTAGTTCTGAAGGGAATCACTTGCACTTTCAGAGAAGGGGCTAGAGTAGGAGTTGTTGGAAGGACCGGAAGTGGCAAAACAACCCTCATAAGTGCTTTATTTCGCTTGGTAGAGCCGGAAAGTGGGAAAATTCTTATTGATGGGCTTGACATTTGCTCCATAGGTCTCAAGGATCTGAGAATGAAACTTAGCATCATTCCTCAGGAGCCAACACTTTTCAGGGGAAGTGTTCGAACAAACTTGGATCCTTCAGGCCTTTATTCTGATGATGAGATATGGAAG gcTCTAGAGAAGTGCCAACTCAAGGCTACCATCAGCAGTCTTCCCAACTTACTAGATTCTTCAGGCAA TGATGAAGGTGAGAACTGGAGTGCAGGGCAACGACAGCTCTTTTGTCTTGGGAGAGTCCTTCTGAAAAGAAATAGAATTCTAGTTCTAGATGAAGCTACCGCCTCCATTGACTCGGCGACTGATGCAATTCTACAGACCATTATTAGGGAGGAATTTTCAGGTTGCACCGTGATAACTGTGGCTCACAGAGTTCCAACCGTCACCGACAGCGACATGGTCATGGTTCTTTCTTTCG GGGAACTTGTGGAATATGATGAGCCTTCAAAGCTTATGGAAACTGATTCGTCGTTCTCTAAGCTTGTCGCCGAATATTGGTCCAGCTGCAGGAAGAACTAA